From one uncultured Paludibacter sp. genomic stretch:
- a CDS encoding Serine acetyltransferase, plasmid (modular protein) produces the protein MNTLQNSITQLSDYESLRYFCRQQEENHPMPSTDVIKEIVKTLRAIFYPGYFGDANVNPENVSEHIEKNIYQLHQLLVQQIKSGICFTNENQDYKCPKLEEKAVKMSNEFIAQLPELRDVLHTDIIAVYNGDPAAKSYGEVIFCYPTIKAITNYRIAHALLKLEVPIIPRVITELAHSETGIDIHPGATIGKYFMIDHGTGVVIGETSIIGDNVRMYQGVTLGAKSFPLDEKGNPIKGIDRHPKIGNNVIIYSNSTILGNIKVGDGAIIGGNLWVDTDVPAGAILSQKKRNEELEKEKHKSKKKEKKHKDIEEKKYSFLGISEKRAIPPFKPCKDCNSKYGCKKCREKYEKKYGVKIDNKTIGK, from the coding sequence ATGAATACATTACAAAATAGCATTACGCAACTTTCCGATTACGAAAGTCTCAGATATTTTTGCCGTCAACAAGAAGAAAATCACCCGATGCCTTCTACTGATGTAATAAAGGAAATTGTAAAAACTCTTCGGGCAATTTTTTATCCCGGATATTTTGGCGATGCAAACGTAAATCCTGAAAATGTAAGTGAACACATCGAAAAAAACATCTATCAATTACATCAACTGCTTGTTCAACAAATCAAATCGGGCATCTGTTTTACAAATGAAAATCAGGACTATAAATGTCCGAAATTGGAAGAAAAAGCCGTTAAAATGTCCAACGAATTTATTGCGCAACTTCCCGAACTCAGAGACGTTTTGCATACCGACATAATTGCTGTTTATAATGGAGACCCTGCCGCAAAAAGTTACGGCGAAGTTATTTTTTGTTATCCTACAATTAAAGCCATTACCAATTATCGTATTGCCCACGCTTTGTTGAAATTGGAGGTGCCGATTATTCCGCGTGTAATTACGGAATTAGCACATTCCGAAACCGGAATTGACATCCATCCCGGCGCAACCATCGGAAAATATTTTATGATTGATCATGGAACAGGCGTAGTAATTGGCGAAACTTCTATTATTGGCGATAATGTACGTATGTATCAAGGAGTAACACTTGGCGCAAAAAGTTTTCCGTTAGATGAGAAAGGAAACCCTATAAAAGGAATTGACCGACATCCTAAAATTGGAAATAACGTCATAATTTATTCAAATTCCACTATTTTAGGAAATATAAAAGTAGGCGACGGCGCCATTATCGGAGGTAACTTATGGGTAGATACAGATGTTCCAGCAGGCGCAATACTTTCGCAGAAAAAACGGAACGAAGAGCTTGAAAAAGAAAAACATAAATCAAAAAAAAAAGAAAAAAAGCATAAAGATATAGAGGAAAAGAAATATTCGTTTCTTGGCATCTCTGAAAAAAGAGCAATACCGCCATTTAAACCTTGCAAAGATTGTAACAGTAAATATGGTTGTAAAAAATGCAGGGAAAAATACGAGAAAAAATACGGTGTAAAAATCGATAATAAAACCATCGGTAAATGA
- a CDS encoding rRNA (Guanine-N(2)-)-methyltransferase: MTEFEMIAKTFKGLEEVLASELVALGANNIQIQRRAVSFTGDQRMLYKANMHLRTASRILKPVFTFKAKHADEVYDILKKFDWENFMNINTTFSIDSTVFSEDFHHSKYVAYRVKDAIADYFSEKYKKRPSVRLENPQLMFNIHVAHHTCTLSLDSSGESLHKRGYKKANTEAPINEALAAGMILMSGWNGETDFIDPMCGSGTLLIEAGLIALNIPPGIFRKEFAFEKWSDFDEELFDEIYNDDSCERTFKYKIYGSDISPKAINIAAENIKSAGLNKYIELKVQSVQQTEMPTQPCLMITNPPYGERINPSDLYEIYSALGRILKHKFAGNTAWVISSDEKALNKIGLKPSKKIPLLNGALDCLYCKYEIFTGKRNEFLAEKSN, encoded by the coding sequence ATGACAGAATTTGAGATGATTGCCAAAACATTCAAAGGTTTGGAAGAAGTCCTTGCCTCTGAATTGGTTGCTTTGGGTGCAAATAATATCCAAATACAGCGTCGTGCGGTAAGTTTTACAGGTGATCAACGAATGCTTTACAAAGCCAATATGCATCTGCGAACGGCTTCACGTATTCTGAAACCTGTTTTCACCTTCAAAGCAAAACACGCCGATGAGGTGTATGATATTCTCAAAAAATTTGATTGGGAGAATTTTATGAATATAAATACTACTTTCTCAATCGATTCTACCGTTTTTTCCGAAGATTTTCATCACTCAAAATACGTTGCGTACCGTGTTAAAGATGCCATTGCCGATTATTTTTCCGAAAAGTACAAAAAACGTCCTTCAGTACGGCTGGAAAATCCACAACTGATGTTTAATATCCACGTAGCACATCATACTTGTACGCTTTCGTTAGACAGTTCCGGAGAATCTCTGCATAAAAGAGGTTATAAAAAAGCCAATACCGAAGCTCCTATCAATGAAGCATTGGCAGCCGGAATGATATTAATGAGCGGCTGGAACGGCGAAACCGATTTTATTGACCCGATGTGCGGTTCAGGTACACTTTTAATTGAAGCAGGATTGATTGCATTGAATATTCCGCCCGGAATTTTCCGTAAAGAATTTGCTTTTGAAAAATGGAGCGATTTCGACGAGGAACTTTTTGATGAAATATACAACGATGATAGTTGCGAACGTACTTTTAAATATAAAATTTATGGTTCTGATATTTCGCCTAAAGCAATAAATATTGCTGCTGAAAACATCAAAAGCGCAGGGCTAAATAAATATATTGAATTGAAAGTACAATCAGTACAACAAACGGAAATGCCGACACAACCTTGTTTGATGATAACAAATCCTCCTTACGGCGAGCGCATCAATCCTTCCGATTTATATGAAATTTATTCTGCATTGGGAAGAATACTGAAGCATAAATTTGCAGGAAATACAGCTTGGGTGATCAGTTCCGATGAAAAAGCTCTAAACAAAATAGGGCTAAAACCTTCAAAGAAAATACCGCTTCTTAATGGCGCGTTGGATTGTTTGTATTGCAAGTATGAGATTTTTACCGGAAAGAGGAACGAGTTTTTGGCAGAAAAAAGTAATTGA
- a CDS encoding putative sodium:solute symport protein (Evidence 3 : Putative function from multiple computational evidences) — MQVHILDIIIFSLYMIAMLGVGFYFLRKNKSHDDYYVGSRKMSSIHIGLSVVATDVGGGFSIGLGGLGFLIGISGSWMLFTGLIGAWVSAVILIPKIYPLAKKHNFLSFPEVLRHHYNGKVAIIAGIISLIGYIGFTSSQVLAGAKLAAATFSAITINQAVLIMGVIVIGYTVLGGLKAVIYTDTVQWIILMVGLIVIGIPLGYYKVGGWEAIQTYLPGKFLSLNNISFIQFFNWFITIFPIWFVGMTLYQRIYASKDVKTAKKAWLLAGLFEWPVMAFMGVVLGLLGRVAYEQGMFTTIGYAPGMNIDEEIALPLLLTHIFPVGLMGLLISSYFSAIMSTADSCLMAASGNFITDIAKLTQNKKSKSILYSQLATLIIGVLAIFLATIMQNVLELMLYSYAFMVSGLFIPVLGTIFIKKPSSTAALASMISGGGTTLTLILLNVKLPLGLDENFFGITVSAIVFLIFQKIFKKKNDFHSIVN; from the coding sequence ATGCAAGTACACATCTTAGACATTATTATTTTTTCCCTATATATGATTGCTATGTTGGGAGTTGGATTTTATTTTTTAAGAAAAAACAAATCGCATGATGATTACTATGTAGGAAGTCGTAAAATGAGTTCAATACACATCGGATTATCTGTTGTTGCAACCGATGTCGGCGGTGGATTTTCAATCGGATTGGGAGGATTGGGTTTTCTTATCGGGATTTCAGGGAGTTGGATGCTTTTTACAGGATTAATAGGAGCTTGGGTCAGCGCAGTTATTCTTATTCCAAAAATTTATCCTTTAGCAAAAAAACATAATTTTTTAAGTTTTCCGGAAGTACTTCGTCATCATTATAATGGAAAAGTGGCAATTATTGCCGGAATTATTTCGTTAATAGGTTACATTGGTTTTACAAGTTCGCAAGTACTTGCCGGAGCTAAATTAGCTGCAGCTACTTTTTCTGCTATTACTATTAATCAAGCAGTGCTTATAATGGGCGTTATTGTAATCGGATATACCGTATTAGGTGGGCTGAAAGCTGTAATTTACACTGATACCGTTCAGTGGATAATACTTATGGTAGGACTGATTGTAATTGGTATCCCGCTGGGTTATTATAAAGTTGGTGGTTGGGAAGCCATACAAACTTATTTGCCCGGCAAATTTCTATCGTTAAATAATATTTCTTTTATACAATTCTTCAATTGGTTTATTACTATTTTTCCTATTTGGTTTGTCGGGATGACTCTTTATCAACGAATATACGCATCTAAGGATGTGAAAACAGCTAAAAAAGCATGGTTATTAGCCGGTCTATTTGAATGGCCTGTAATGGCTTTTATGGGAGTAGTATTAGGTTTATTGGGTAGAGTAGCTTATGAACAGGGAATGTTTACCACTATTGGATACGCACCCGGGATGAATATTGATGAAGAAATTGCTCTTCCGCTTTTACTTACGCATATTTTTCCGGTAGGTTTAATGGGATTGCTTATATCTTCGTACTTTTCAGCTATTATGTCTACCGCCGATAGCTGTTTAATGGCTGCTTCGGGCAATTTCATTACTGATATTGCTAAATTAACTCAAAATAAAAAATCCAAAAGTATTTTGTATTCTCAATTAGCCACATTGATTATTGGAGTATTAGCCATTTTTCTGGCTACCATTATGCAAAATGTACTGGAATTAATGCTTTATTCTTATGCTTTTATGGTTTCGGGCTTATTCATCCCTGTATTGGGAACTATTTTTATAAAAAAACCTTCTTCCACAGCAGCTTTGGCATCTATGATTTCAGGCGGGGGAACAACATTGACTTTGATTTTATTAAACGTAAAATTGCCTCTTGGGTTAGATGAGAATTTCTTTGGAATTACTGTTTCTGCTATTGTCTTCCTTATATTTCAAAAGATTTTTAAAAAGAAAAATGATTTTCACAGCATTGTTAACTGA
- a CDS encoding Exonuclease VII small subunit, with product MSKQKTTYTEAVTELEKILADLENNAEVDMEQISGKVKRAAELLNICKKQLHEIDAELEKMLDELD from the coding sequence ATGTCTAAACAAAAAACCACATACACCGAAGCAGTTACGGAATTGGAAAAAATTCTTGCCGACTTGGAGAATAACGCTGAAGTTGATATGGAGCAAATTTCAGGAAAAGTAAAACGTGCTGCGGAGTTACTTAATATCTGCAAAAAACAACTTCACGAAATAGACGCTGAATTGGAAAAAATGCTGGATGAATTGGATTGA
- a CDS encoding Cl-channel voltage-gated family protein gives MDNSVWYSKVIAWRENHIAEKHFILILSFVIGLFGALVASLLKSTIHLIQDLLTSHFSLDKVNYWYLVFPFIGITLSHLFVKYVVKDNISHGITRILYAISQRKSIIKLHNVWTSMVGSALTIGFGGSVGAEAPIVLTGSAIGSNLGKFFKLNQKTLMLLVGCGAAGAIGGIFKAPIAGLVFTLEVLMLDMTMTSILPLLISSITATSLAYLLSGDAFMFKFTTYVPFQVDRIPYIILLGVVCGFVSLYFTRGMNYLENQFRKINSPVQKLILGGAVLGILIFFFPPLYGEGYDTINVLLNGDAHSVLDRSFFLNFGSSIWVLVIYLLLIIIFKIFASAATNSPGGVGGIFAPTLFMGSITGFIVSTVLKHFGFDAPTENFALAGMAGLMSGVMHAPLTGIFLIAELTGGYNLFMTLMIVSVISYLTIIIFEPHSLYAMRLAQKGELLTHHKDRAVLTLLKMENVIETDLTELTPTMTLGTLVRIISRSRRNVFPVVDIDTQRLLGIVLLDEVRNIMFRPELYSRFTVQKLMVSPPAVININMPMEKVMQLFEDSGAWNLPVVDDQKRYLGFVSKSKIFNSYRHVLVHFSDE, from the coding sequence GAAAGTAATTGCGTGGCGTGAGAATCATATTGCCGAAAAGCATTTTATACTTATACTGAGTTTTGTAATAGGACTTTTTGGCGCACTTGTTGCTTCTTTGCTTAAATCTACCATTCATCTTATTCAAGACTTACTTACCAGTCATTTTAGTTTAGATAAAGTTAATTATTGGTATTTGGTTTTTCCATTTATCGGCATTACTCTTTCACATTTATTTGTAAAATACGTGGTAAAAGATAATATCAGTCACGGAATTACACGTATTCTGTACGCTATTTCACAGCGAAAATCCATCATTAAACTTCATAATGTTTGGACCTCAATGGTTGGAAGCGCCCTTACCATTGGTTTTGGTGGTTCGGTTGGAGCTGAAGCGCCTATTGTTCTTACAGGTTCTGCAATTGGTTCCAACTTGGGGAAATTTTTTAAGCTGAATCAAAAAACGCTGATGCTTTTGGTAGGTTGCGGAGCAGCAGGAGCTATAGGAGGAATTTTTAAAGCACCTATTGCAGGATTGGTTTTTACGCTTGAAGTGTTGATGCTGGATATGACAATGACTTCCATTCTTCCTTTGTTAATATCTTCCATTACAGCCACATCATTGGCGTATTTGCTTTCGGGCGATGCTTTCATGTTTAAATTTACCACGTATGTTCCTTTTCAGGTAGACAGAATTCCTTATATTATATTACTGGGAGTTGTTTGTGGTTTTGTTTCGCTTTATTTTACGCGCGGAATGAATTATTTAGAAAATCAGTTTAGAAAAATAAATTCTCCGGTACAAAAATTAATTTTAGGAGGAGCCGTATTAGGCATACTTATTTTCTTTTTTCCACCGCTTTACGGTGAGGGTTACGATACCATCAATGTATTGTTGAATGGAGATGCTCATTCTGTACTTGATCGTAGTTTCTTTTTAAATTTCGGAAGCAGTATTTGGGTATTGGTAATTTATCTTTTGTTGATTATCATTTTCAAAATTTTTGCTTCAGCCGCTACAAATAGTCCCGGTGGCGTTGGCGGAATTTTTGCTCCCACACTTTTTATGGGAAGCATTACAGGATTTATAGTAAGCACAGTATTAAAACACTTTGGCTTTGATGCTCCCACAGAAAATTTTGCATTGGCAGGAATGGCGGGATTAATGTCAGGAGTGATGCATGCGCCACTTACAGGCATTTTCCTTATAGCGGAACTTACCGGAGGTTATAATCTGTTTATGACGTTGATGATTGTTTCGGTAATTTCTTACCTGACAATTATTATTTTTGAGCCGCACAGTTTGTATGCGATGCGTTTGGCACAAAAAGGAGAATTGCTAACCCATCATAAAGACCGTGCTGTTTTAACGCTATTGAAAATGGAAAATGTAATTGAAACAGATTTGACGGAACTTACCCCAACAATGACTCTTGGTACACTTGTAAGAATAATTTCGCGCTCAAGACGAAATGTTTTTCCGGTTGTAGATATCGATACACAGCGTTTATTAGGTATTGTATTGCTCGATGAAGTAAGGAATATTATGTTTCGCCCCGAATTGTACAGTCGATTTACGGTACAAAAACTAATGGTATCACCCCCTGCTGTAATTAACATAAATATGCCAATGGAGAAAGTAATGCAGCTATTTGAAGATAGCGGAGCATGGAATTTACCTGTTGTAGATGATCAAAAACGATATTTGGGTTTTGTATCAAAATCGAAGATTTTTAACTCATACAGACACGTATTAGTGCATTTTTCAGATGAATGA